The Castanea sativa cultivar Marrone di Chiusa Pesio chromosome 4, ASM4071231v1 sequence AATTACTTACCCATAAGTTTATATAATGCCTTCTGGGTGCGTCTTTCAAGCTTATCAAGTTTCTTTTGCACATCCCTCCTGAGGTCCCAGTTTGGTTTCTTTGGAGCAATATTCACAAATGGGTCCTGAATATTTCCCTCAAATTAGAGCATATGAACATAGAAGATGAAACCAAAAGCTCACACATGTTAAAGCTACTAATTCAGAGAATTTCACAATGGAAGTAATCAATTACCTCCTCTGCTGATGGTAGAGGTGCAGCTGCAATAGGATCTTCAAACTTTGGTAGCACTGGTGGAGAAACCTTTCCCTCCTGAAGTTGCTTATCATGAGGAACATAGTTCCGAAATTTCATGTTAAAATTACTGCAACAAAATTATGAGTTAAAGTTAGCACATGATCATAATTAGCAAAGCAGATGCCAAATATGCATACAGCCAAAAATAGAACAAACCTTTACACATTTCCAAACATGATTATATGCCAATTAGTTCTTGTTGATAATCTAGAAACATCAGCAACAATTGAAGTAAACAAGTACATTCGTCATGATATGAAGTCAAATTACCATGAATTGGtaagaaatcaaaaaaaaaaaaaaagtggaaggCTTCTGGGCATGATTTgattattttacttaaatacaAAACTTAGTTAACCTTCCCCTTTGGTCAATGAACATGCAGCAGAATAAGCTTAGTAAGTTCAGGAGCCAATATAGAAcctcccaaaaataaaaagtaaccAAGATCAGAGTGTTGGAACTTGGAAATAATgagaaatgaaaaggaaaaaaaaattaattaagaaatcgAGACTATTGACCTTTAATCCCCACCCTATTGTATGCAAGCATGATGAAAATTCAACTTTTCTGTAAACAATTGCATTTTCTGtttgtaaattatttattaacagGGGCAGTCTTTTAAATGCAACAGCTATGTCATCCAAAGATAAGATGTAAATCTGATATGATTCCATACTATCTTTTATCTATATGTAAGAACTtcattgaccaaaaaaaaaaaaaaaaacctaaaactaaaacaaaaggagTGCAACCATAGCACAGGGGAAGAATACAAAAGGCAatgccaaaagaaaataaaggaaagaatacacacacacacacacagagaaacCCAAACAAGTTTAAAATCTAGAATGAAATAGAGCTGAAGTCCACTCATAAAAAAGCCTGCAAAATGAAACTTCAACTTTGACAAAGGTACCTcctctacttatcaaaaaaaaaaaaaaaaaagcggtAACTCCTCCCCTTCAAAGCATCAAGCATCCCTTTCTCTCCAT is a genomic window containing:
- the LOC142631923 gene encoding uncharacterized protein LOC142631923, which translates into the protein MAAEEDSIEQAAAARRERLRALKAAQELLNTPDEDSAQVEYKTNDENGTNDENNFNMKFRNYVPHDKQLQEGKVSPPVLPKFEDPIAAAPLPSAEEDPFVNIAPKKPNWDLRRDVQKKLDKLERRTQKALYKLMEEQEKQKQLTEEDGGTGAED